In the Carassius gibelio isolate Cgi1373 ecotype wild population from Czech Republic chromosome B24, carGib1.2-hapl.c, whole genome shotgun sequence genome, one interval contains:
- the LOC128013007 gene encoding uncharacterized protein LOC128013007 yields MLSSVILWSLLLIPLSTANRGFTKCKGESTTLNCLEPNNHIGGKVDINALWKKHSGERVIWKYNGDSQKGASFKNRTVELKEDLSLYINGCDQSDQGTYILCIDGKPCCEVTLLVRDSKQCKPKTTTEQSVRSTAFSMAKQATKDEKYLETETSLPNAYVRWVIYVCLFLVVFVILLFICVICVIRAYIPKEETSKNDKSGSKLLQI; encoded by the exons ATGCT GTCATCAGTTATCTTGTGGAGCCTCCTGCTGATTCCCTTGAGCACAGCCAATAGAG GTTTCACAAAGTGTAAGGGTGAATCCACCACATTGAACTGTCTGGAGCCAAATAATCATATAGGGGGCAAAGTGGATATAAACGCTCTTTGGAAAAAACATTCTGGTGAAAGAGTGATCTGGAAATACAACGGAGATAGTCAAAAGGGAGCCAGTTTCAAGAACAGGACAGTAGAGTTGAAAGAGGATTTATCCCTTTACATCAATGGATGTGATCAGTCAGATCAAGGCACATATATTCTCTGTATCGATGGAAAACCGTGCTGTGAAGTTACACTACTTGTCAGAG actCAAAACAATGCAAACCAAAAACGACCACAg AACAATCAGTTAGAAGCACAGCATTTTCTATGGCAAAACAAG CTACCAAAGATGAAAAATACCTGGAAACTGAAACCAGTCTGCCAAATGCTTACGTCAGATGGGTTAtttatgtctgtttatttttgGTTGTGTTCGTCATATTGCTGTTTATCTGTGTTATCTGTGTTATCCGTGCATACATCCCAAAAGAGGAAACTAGTAAAAATGATAAGTCAGGATCTAAACTGCTCcaaatatag
- the LOC128013218 gene encoding C-C motif chemokine 24-like: protein METRRILMRSLAVAVVIASVIWTTTAQDKKVKESCCTQVSTAKLTDPILNIRLQHESLPCVKAVIFETERGDSCSDPRQPWVKEKVKNFRAQRNKP from the exons ATGGAGACACGCAGGATCCTCATGAGGAGTTTGGCTGTTGCGGTGGTCATTGCATCTGTGATCTGGACTACAACAG CTCAAGATAAAAAAGTGAAGGAATCATGCTGCACTCAAGTCTCCACAGCCAAGCTGACCGATCCCATCCTCAATATCAGGCTGCAACATGAAAGTCTTCCATGTGTGAAGGCCGTCAT CTTTGAGACAGAGCGGGGAGATTCCTGCAGTGATCCAAGACAACCATGGGTGAAGGAGAAAGTTAAGAATTT cagaGCTCAAAGAAACAAACCCTGA
- the LOC128013514 gene encoding uncharacterized protein LOC128013514 isoform X1, whose amino-acid sequence MLRGLISFSVLMIVTEGASVKVHPGGNTTLPCSIKNDTEITWILTNGNQTFARILRLEYGYGPEPKPEPSYIHPSYAGRIRALSSSTNTHSLLLMNITDTDLMLYCCTDYKIEQTHCTKLDYEEQQNGIGKYISTTVWLPVICALLLLSLMSNVCMCWKIKRQKKENLQESKTSYKSTQDEQENEADGISYASVNINRTERNRGQHHLTQDTVYARIK is encoded by the exons ATGCTGAGAGGATTGATTA GTTTCAGTGTCTTAATGATTGTCACTGAAGGAGCATCAGTGAAAGTTCATCCAGGAGGAAACACAACACTTCCCTGTAGCATTAAAAACGATACAGAGATTACCTGGATCCTCACAAATGGAAACCAAACATTTGCCAGAATTCTAAGACTAGAATATGGTTATGGTCCAGAACCTAAACCAGAGCCCTCCTATATTCACCCCAGTTACGCAGGTCGGATAAGAGCTCTCAGTTCAtccacaaacactcactctctgCTTCTGATGAACATCACTGACACTGATCTCATGCTCTACTGCTGCACTGACTATAAGATTGAGCAAACTCACTGCACAAAACTAGACTATGAAG AGCAGCAGAATGGTATTGGTAAATATATTAGCACGACAGTATGGCTGCCTGTGATCTGTGCACTTCTATTACTCTCCCTGATGTCAAATGTGTGCATGTGCtggaaaataaaaagacaaaaaaaag aaaaCTTACAGGAATCAAAGACATCATATAAAAGTACACAGGATGAGCAG GAGAATGAAGCTGATGGAATTTCATATGCATCTGTGAATATAAATAGAACGGAAAGAAACAGAGGACAACATCATCTCACACAGGACACAGTATATGCACGCATTaagtga
- the LOC128013514 gene encoding uncharacterized protein LOC128013514 isoform X2: MLRGLISFSVLMIVTEGASVKVHPGGNTTLPCSIKNDTEITWILTNGNQTFARILRLEYGYGPEPKPEPSYIHPSYAGRIRALSSSTNTHSLLLMNITDTDLMLYCCTDYKIEQTHCTKLDYEENLQESKTSYKSTQDEQENEADGISYASVNINRTERNRGQHHLTQDTVYARIK; the protein is encoded by the exons ATGCTGAGAGGATTGATTA GTTTCAGTGTCTTAATGATTGTCACTGAAGGAGCATCAGTGAAAGTTCATCCAGGAGGAAACACAACACTTCCCTGTAGCATTAAAAACGATACAGAGATTACCTGGATCCTCACAAATGGAAACCAAACATTTGCCAGAATTCTAAGACTAGAATATGGTTATGGTCCAGAACCTAAACCAGAGCCCTCCTATATTCACCCCAGTTACGCAGGTCGGATAAGAGCTCTCAGTTCAtccacaaacactcactctctgCTTCTGATGAACATCACTGACACTGATCTCATGCTCTACTGCTGCACTGACTATAAGATTGAGCAAACTCACTGCACAAAACTAGACTATGAAG aaaaCTTACAGGAATCAAAGACATCATATAAAAGTACACAGGATGAGCAG GAGAATGAAGCTGATGGAATTTCATATGCATCTGTGAATATAAATAGAACGGAAAGAAACAGAGGACAACATCATCTCACACAGGACACAGTATATGCACGCATTaagtga